A genome region from Vulpes lagopus strain Blue_001 chromosome 7, ASM1834538v1, whole genome shotgun sequence includes the following:
- the LOC121495062 gene encoding olfactory receptor 7C1-like — protein sequence MYLITFSGNLLIILAIVMDSHLHTPMYFFLSNLSFVDICFTSTTIPKMLLNIQTQSKVITYEGCLSQMYFFMLFGGLDNFLLTVMAYDRFVAICHPLYYMVIMNPKFCGILLLACWLSVVSLFYGTGFGVYLSSAALQNSRASAIASVMYTVVTPMLNPFIYGLRNRDLKQALRKLFS from the exons ATGTACCTGATCACCTTCAGTGGGAACCTGCTCATCATCCTGGCCATTGTCATGGACTCCCACCTCCACacacccatgtacttcttcctctccaaccTGTCCTTTGTAGACATCTGTTTCACCTCTACCACCATCCCCaagatgctgctgaacatccagACACAGAGCAAAGTGATCACCTATGAAGGCTGCCTCAGCCAGATGTATTTTTTCATGCTGTTTGGAGGATTAGACAACTTTCTCTTGACAGTGATGGCCTATGACCGGTTTGTGGCCATCTGTCACCCCCTGTACTATATGGTCATCATGAACCCCAAGTTCTGTGGCATCCTGCTTCTGGCATGCTGG CTCTCGGTCGTTTCCTTATTCTATGGTACAGGTTTTGGGGTGTATCTTAGTTCTGCTGCTTTGCAAAACTCCAGAGCAAGTGCCATAGCCTCGGTGATGTACACAGTGGTCACGCCCATGCTGAACCCCTTTATCTATGGTCTGAGGAACAGAGACTTAAAGCAGGCCCTAAGAAAACTCTTTAGCTGA